GCGAGGCCCACGCCGACACGGGCACGCCCAGCGCGACGCTGGCGTTGAAGAGCCGGGCACCATCGAGGTGCACCCCCAGCCCCGCCTTGCGCGCCGCCTCGACGACGGCCTGGAAGCGCTCCACGGGCCACACCGCGCCGCCGCCGCGGTTGTGCGTGTTCTCCAGCGACAGCAGGCGCGTGCGCGGGTTGTGGATGTTGTCCTCGCGCACGGCCGCGCTCACGGCCTCGGGCGTCAGCAGGCCGCGCTGTCCTGGCAACGGCTGCGGCTGCACACCCCACAACGCGGGCACCGCGCCGCCTTCGTAGTGAAGGATGTGGCTGCCCGCCTCGGTGAGCACCTCGTCCCCGGGCCGGCAATGCGCGCCGATGGCGAGCTGGTTGGCCTGGGTTCCCGAGGGCACGAACACGGCGGCCTCCAGGCCGAGCAGCTCGGCGACACGGGCTTCCAGCCGAAGCACGGTGGGGTCCTCGCCGTAGACGTCGTCTCCCACCTCCGCGTCGGCGATGGCGCGCCGCATGGCGGCCGTGGGCTGGGTA
This genomic window from Myxococcus hansupus contains:
- the ltaE gene encoding low-specificity L-threonine aldolase — translated: MKRIDFRSDTVTQPTAAMRRAIADAEVGDDVYGEDPTVLRLEARVAELLGLEAAVFVPSGTQANQLAIGAHCRPGDEVLTEAGSHILHYEGGAVPALWGVQPQPLPGQRGLLTPEAVSAAVREDNIHNPRTRLLSLENTHNRGGGAVWPVERFQAVVEAARKAGLGVHLDGARLFNASVALGVPVSAWASRTDTTAVCFSKGLGAPVGSALVGRVDLIREARRLRKRLGGGMRQAGILAAAALYALENHVSRLADDHANARRLAAGLAELPGVTVDTASVETNMVFAEFPQAAHEVVALLERHGVLTNPAGAPRTLRLVTHLDVSARDIDEALSRIRRAVA